The following coding sequences are from one Sphaeramia orbicularis chromosome 11, fSphaOr1.1, whole genome shotgun sequence window:
- the stmnd1 gene encoding stathmin domain-containing protein 1 yields MGCSSSVKVQPFTPGQVKVDEDETGSKHSGRGDSAVSKGTTDSGVVLENRDASVLPGAIPRKPPPLTSVGAAESGVEKTLQHGVLQDNSTQERLKSSDILKELLHQGIIPVTEVRESRTGGSYSIMLNDSEEVLRRPPPRLESLKGMKRKETSREESEEKMRLAEERRKLKEDELKRRLRAKSARAGHRQTFASSTEEDGDTTVTAVKSLQSSPIPEPSPTSQNNLSDPAPHSLVTHDTAAEGREGSRRPGGDKVGGNKELNTSGEKRAVESVTETTEQDKKEETTQVQELKEDKLLTDSPELENDSTFQHPLDDDETF; encoded by the exons ATGGGATGCAGCAGTTCTGTCAAGGTCCAACCTTTCACACCGGGACAAGTGAAAGTAGACGAG GATGAGACTGGAAGTAAGCACAGCGGGCGTGGTGACTCGGCTGTGTCAAAGGGCACCACAGACAGCGGTGTGGTGTTGGAGAACCGAGATGCCTCTGTGCTACCTGGAGCCATTCCCAGAAAACCCCCTCCACTCACATCAGTGGGTGCCGCTGAAAGTGGGGTGGAAAAGACATTACAGCATG GTGTACTCCAGGACAACAGCACACAAGAGCGTTTAAAGTCCAGTGATATTCTGAAGGAGCTGCTGCACCAGGGTATTATTCCAGTGACCGAGGTCAGAGAGAGCAGGACAGGAGGGTCTTATAGCATTATG CTAAATGACAGCGAGGAAGTCTTAAGAAGACCTCCTCCAAGACTGGAGTCCCTGAAGGGGATGAAGAGAAAAGAAACCAGCAGAGAggaaagtgaggagaaaatgagactCGCCGAGGAGAGAcgaaag TTAAAAGAAGATGAGCTCAAGAGACGTTTGAGGGCAAAATCAGCCCGTGCTGGTCACCGCCAGACCTTTGCTTCCAGTACTGAAGAGGATGGAGATACAACTGTCACAGCTGTGAAGTCTTTACAGTCATCTCCCATTCCTGAGCCAAGTCCCACAAGCCAGAACAATCTGTCAGATCCAGCACCTCACAGCCTGGTCACACATGACACAGCTGCTGAGGGCAGAGAGGGGTCGAGGAGGCCTGGAGGAGACAAAGTAGGAGGAAACAAGGAGCTGAATACAAGTGGAGAGAAGAGAGCAGTGGAGAGTGTCACAGAAAcaacagaacaagacaagaagGAGGAGACCACCCAGGTTCAAGAGCTAAAGGAGGACAAGCTCCTAACAGACTCACCTGAGCTGGAGAACGATTCTACCTTTCAGCATCCTTTAGATGATGATGAAACATTTTAA
- the rbm24a gene encoding RNA-binding protein 24, producing MHTTQKDTTYTKIFVGGLPYHTTDSSLRKYFEVFGEIEEAVVITDRQTGKSRGYGFVTMADRSAADRACKDPNPIIDGRKANVNLAYLGAKPRVMQPGFTFGVPQIHPAFIQRPYGIPAHYVYPQAFVQPSVVIPHVQPTATAPATASSPYIDYTGAAYAQYSAAAASAAAAAAYEQYPYAASPAAGGYVATAGYGYAVQQPLATAAPGSAAAAAAAFGQYQPQQLQTDRMQ from the exons ATGCACACCACGCAAAAGGACACGACCTACACAAAGATTTTTGTCGGGGGTCTTCCCTACCACACCACGGATTCAAGTCTCAGGAAATATTTTGAGGTGTTTGGTGAGATTGAAGAAGCGGTGGTCATAACCGACAGACAGACCGGCAAGTCCAGGGGTTATGGATTC GTGACGATGGCAGACCGCTCAGCTGCAGACCGGGCCTGTAAGGACCCCAACCCAATCATCGATGGCAGGAAGGCCAATGTCAACCTGGCCTACCTGGGGGCTAAGCCAAGGGTGATGCAGCCAG GTTTTACATTTGGTGTTCCTCAGATTCATCCGGCATTCATCCAAAGGCCTTATGG CATCCCGGCCCACTATGTGTATCCTCAGGCCTTTGTGCAGCCTAGTGTGGTCATCCCTCATGTGCAGCCAACAGCCACTGCACCTGCCACCGCATCATCCCCTTACATCGACTACACCGGAGCTGCCTACGCTCAGTATTCTGCAGCCGCAGCCAGTGCTGCGGCTGCTGCAGCATACGAGCAGTATCCTTATGCCGCTTCACCTGCTGCCGGGGGTTATGTGGCAACTGCTGGCTATGGCTACGCAGTTCAGCAGCCTTTAGCCACCGCCGCCCCAGGCTCGGCTGCTGCCGCAGCTGCAGCCTTTGGCCAATACCAGCCTCAGCAGCTGCAAACCGACCGCATGCAATAG